A genomic region of Azoarcus sp. KH32C contains the following coding sequences:
- a CDS encoding glutathione S-transferase, whose product MKLFASLTSAYARKIRIILAEKGLPFELVVDSPWEANTRIPTVNPLGKVPALVTDDGEVFFDSPVIAGYVETLGAAPALIPQDPLEAVRVRQFEALADGVIDAAVLAVLESRRPTGQRSDMEIDRQIEKVDRSVDELERRAAGREWLHGDAMSLADISVAVALGYLDLRFPDHEWRSTHPALAALAERMFARPSFATTKPPVS is encoded by the coding sequence ATGAAGCTGTTCGCCTCGCTCACCAGCGCCTACGCACGCAAGATCCGCATCATCCTCGCCGAGAAGGGCCTGCCGTTCGAACTCGTGGTCGATTCGCCGTGGGAGGCGAACACCCGGATCCCGACCGTGAACCCGCTCGGCAAGGTGCCGGCGCTGGTCACGGACGACGGCGAAGTGTTCTTCGATTCGCCGGTGATCGCCGGCTACGTTGAGACGCTGGGCGCCGCACCGGCGCTGATCCCGCAGGATCCGCTCGAAGCGGTGCGGGTGCGCCAGTTCGAAGCGCTCGCCGACGGCGTGATCGACGCGGCAGTGCTCGCGGTGCTTGAATCGCGACGCCCGACCGGCCAACGCAGCGACATGGAGATCGACCGCCAGATCGAGAAGGTCGACCGCAGCGTCGACGAACTTGAGCGGCGCGCCGCCGGCCGCGAGTGGCTGCACGGCGACGCGATGAGCCTCGCCGACATCTCGGTCGCGGTCGCGCTCGGCTACCTCGACCTGCGCTTCCCGGATCACGAATGGCGCAGCACCCATCCGGCGCTGGCGGCGCTCGCCGAGCGCATGTTCGCGCGCCCGAGCTTCGCCACCACCAAGCCGCCGGTCAGCTGA
- a CDS encoding alpha/beta hydrolase, with the protein MTRPQPTESVLLRGPDGAIDALIDTPETVRGIALVCHPHPLFGGANTNKIAHTLARSLRELGYAVVRPNFRGVGKSEGAHDNGGAETEDMLSVIAWAQSRWGCLPLALGGFSFGAYVQTRVAARLGDGVMAPQRIVLVGTAAGDVTGARSYSTGAVPKDTLVIHGEIDETVALANVLDWARPQELPVVVVPGADHFFHGKLHLIRDIIRRNWDPL; encoded by the coding sequence ATGACCCGCCCGCAGCCCACCGAATCCGTCCTGCTGCGCGGGCCCGACGGAGCCATCGACGCGCTGATCGACACGCCCGAGACCGTGCGCGGCATCGCGCTGGTCTGCCATCCGCACCCGCTGTTCGGCGGCGCCAACACCAACAAGATCGCCCACACGCTCGCGCGCAGCCTGCGCGAGCTCGGCTACGCGGTCGTGCGCCCGAACTTCCGCGGCGTCGGCAAGAGCGAAGGCGCGCACGACAACGGCGGGGCCGAGACCGAGGACATGCTGTCGGTGATCGCCTGGGCGCAGTCGCGCTGGGGCTGCCTGCCGCTCGCGCTCGGCGGCTTTTCGTTCGGCGCCTACGTGCAGACGCGCGTCGCCGCCCGCCTCGGCGACGGCGTGATGGCGCCGCAGCGCATCGTGCTCGTTGGCACCGCCGCGGGCGACGTGACCGGGGCGCGCAGCTACTCGACCGGCGCGGTACCGAAGGACACGCTGGTGATCCACGGCGAGATCGACGAGACGGTCGCGCTCGCGAACGTGCTCGACTGGGCACGGCCGCAGGAGCTGCCCGTCGTCGTCGTGCCGGGCGCCGACCACTTCTTCCACGGCAAGCTGCACCTGATCCGCGACATCATCCGCCGCAACTGGGACCCGCTCTGA
- a CDS encoding ferredoxin gives MSYFKHHVFFCCNQREPGDTCCNDHKASMMQAYAKDRIGALGLKGRGKIRINKAGCLDRCDEGPVLVVYPDNVWYTYVDQEDIEEIIQEHLVHGRIVTRLRLPDNP, from the coding sequence ATGAGCTATTTCAAGCACCACGTTTTCTTCTGCTGCAACCAGCGCGAACCCGGCGACACCTGCTGCAACGACCACAAGGCGAGCATGATGCAGGCCTATGCCAAGGACCGCATCGGCGCGCTCGGCCTGAAGGGCCGCGGCAAGATCCGCATCAACAAGGCGGGCTGCCTCGACCGCTGCGACGAGGGGCCGGTGCTCGTCGTGTATCCGGACAACGTCTGGTACACCTACGTCGACCAGGAGGACATCGAGGAGATCATCCAGGAGCATCTCGTCCATGGCCGCATCGTGACCCGCCTGCGCCTCCCGGATAATCCATGA